From Pelosinus fermentans DSM 17108, the proteins below share one genomic window:
- the asrB gene encoding anaerobic sulfite reductase subunit AsrB, producing the protein MSNTYLPFKSRIIKIIPHTAIDYTFLMEYKGDVKPGQFFEVSIPKFGEAPISVSEIGEGYVGLTIRRVGLVTNTIHELQEGGVLFLRGPYGNGFNIDLFKSKEVIVAAGGTGLAPVKGVVDYFADNVHEVTVFSLIAGFKSPKDILYKADFEKWQRTINVIVTVDGSDDETYTGNTGLITNYIQDISIENQSMANVIVVGPPVMIRFTVAEFLKRGIREENIWVSYERKMCCGVGKCGHCKIDDTYICLEGPVFNYVKAKSFID; encoded by the coding sequence ATGAGCAATACGTATCTGCCTTTTAAATCCCGAATTATAAAAATAATTCCTCATACTGCTATTGATTATACTTTCTTAATGGAGTATAAGGGCGATGTAAAGCCTGGACAGTTTTTTGAAGTATCCATTCCTAAATTTGGCGAAGCACCCATATCTGTGAGTGAAATTGGTGAAGGGTATGTTGGATTGACAATTCGCAGAGTGGGGCTGGTTACCAATACGATTCATGAGCTACAGGAAGGTGGCGTGCTATTCCTAAGGGGGCCTTATGGTAATGGTTTTAACATTGACTTGTTTAAATCGAAGGAAGTTATTGTTGCTGCTGGTGGGACGGGGTTAGCACCAGTCAAAGGCGTTGTAGATTACTTTGCTGATAATGTTCATGAAGTGACAGTCTTTTCCTTGATTGCTGGATTCAAATCACCTAAAGATATACTTTATAAAGCTGACTTTGAGAAGTGGCAAAGGACAATCAATGTTATAGTAACAGTAGATGGTTCAGATGATGAAACGTATACAGGCAATACGGGTCTTATTACAAATTATATACAAGATATCTCCATAGAAAATCAATCAATGGCAAATGTGATTGTTGTAGGCCCGCCTGTAATGATTCGTTTTACTGTGGCAGAATTTTTAAAAAGAGGGATTAGGGAAGAAAATATATGGGTGTCTTATGAGAGAAAAATGTGCTGTGGCGTTGGCAAATGCGGACACTGTAAAATTGACGATACTTATATTTGTCTTGAGGGACCTGTGTTTAATTATGTGAAAGCTAAAAGTTTTATTGATTAA
- the asrA gene encoding anaerobic sulfite reductase subunit AsrA, giving the protein MAYKVTGIRFNQYLKELEKEYLIFAPVALLGKGAFTNTDSVRYQKITKLEEVELTIKTNFSAKEILLPITENLFYFNEDNWTEPKVHDKKVLLFLRSCDIHGIKRLDDIYLRNGCEDPYYKVFREKVRFCLIECHESFANCFCASMGTNITDEYDMFIRPDGDYVYVGINNKEMSRLDEKVVDLSPHFVMENKTKVSIPKELSKGLAQSVFWEEYSSRCIGCGRCSFVCPTCSCFSMQDIFYKENKNMGERRRVWSSCMVDGFTDMAGGHSFRKKQGDRMRFRVMHKFHDYKKRFGYHMCVGCGRCDDACPEYISIAHCANRLKSIVEEK; this is encoded by the coding sequence ATGGCATATAAAGTAACCGGGATAAGGTTTAACCAGTACTTAAAAGAACTAGAAAAGGAGTATCTAATTTTTGCTCCCGTAGCTCTCTTGGGGAAGGGGGCTTTTACCAATACGGATTCAGTTAGGTATCAGAAAATAACAAAGCTGGAAGAAGTCGAACTGACGATAAAAACTAATTTTTCTGCTAAAGAAATTCTTCTACCCATTACTGAGAATTTATTTTATTTTAACGAGGATAATTGGACAGAACCCAAGGTTCATGATAAAAAAGTACTGCTATTCTTGAGAAGTTGTGACATACATGGCATAAAAAGGCTTGATGATATCTATCTAAGAAATGGATGTGAAGATCCTTACTATAAGGTATTTCGTGAAAAAGTAAGATTTTGTCTCATCGAATGTCATGAAAGTTTTGCAAACTGTTTTTGCGCCAGTATGGGAACCAATATTACGGATGAATATGATATGTTTATACGTCCTGATGGTGATTATGTATATGTCGGAATTAATAATAAAGAGATGAGTCGGCTGGATGAAAAGGTAGTAGACCTTTCTCCGCATTTCGTCATGGAAAATAAAACGAAGGTTTCTATACCGAAAGAGCTATCAAAAGGGCTGGCACAATCTGTTTTTTGGGAAGAATATTCATCTCGCTGCATCGGCTGCGGAAGATGTAGTTTTGTATGTCCAACTTGTAGTTGTTTCTCGATGCAAGATATCTTTTATAAAGAAAATAAAAACATGGGAGAGCGAAGACGGGTTTGGTCTTCCTGTATGGTTGATGGCTTCACGGATATGGCCGGAGGACATTCTTTCCGCAAAAAGCAAGGAGATCGTATGCGATTTAGAGTGATGCATAAGTTTCATGATTATAAAAAGCGCTTTGGCTACCATATGTGTGTCGGGTGTGGAAGATGTGATGATGCATGTCCAGAGTATATTTCGATTGCGCATTGTGCAAATAGACTTAAGAGCATAGTGGAGGAGAAATAA
- a CDS encoding DUF438 domain-containing protein, which translates to MSELINNREYRQKALKEIILELHQGKSVQDVKAKFDKIAVGMDPSELSLIEQGLINEGLPVEEVQRLCDVHAAVFRDALEKNPELSVEHGHPAAIFIAENQAVQKLIDQEIRPILIELKQASDQAEKALALQLTEKINLLWDVDKHYRRKEDLIFPFLEKYEITGPPKVMWGVDDKIRNLLKEAKSLAVAYQSPIKEKLIAKTEETLVQVEEMIFKEEKIFLPMAMETLSEDEWYRALLDSDEIGYCLVEPQYGWKPYREDVKEGVINPLNENNTSGHVKFDTGFLSPQEIELIYRHLPVDITFVDKNGVVKFFSTTKDRIFPRTRTIIGRKVENCHPPASAHVVEKIVEDFKSGKKDDEDFWIKMGDKFVYIRYFAVRDREENFAGVLEVTQDIKPIQAITGEKRITD; encoded by the coding sequence ATGAGTGAACTAATTAATAATCGAGAATACAGGCAAAAGGCTTTAAAAGAAATAATCTTGGAACTTCATCAGGGAAAATCAGTTCAGGACGTCAAAGCCAAATTTGATAAAATTGCTGTAGGTATGGATCCATCTGAACTCTCTTTGATTGAACAAGGACTGATTAATGAGGGGTTACCAGTGGAAGAAGTCCAACGACTTTGCGATGTTCATGCTGCGGTCTTCCGAGATGCATTAGAGAAAAATCCGGAATTATCAGTAGAGCATGGACATCCAGCAGCAATTTTTATAGCAGAGAATCAAGCAGTGCAAAAGCTAATAGATCAGGAAATTAGGCCTATCCTCATCGAACTAAAGCAGGCGTCAGACCAGGCTGAAAAAGCATTAGCTTTACAATTGACTGAAAAAATAAACTTGCTATGGGATGTTGATAAACATTATAGGCGAAAAGAGGATCTTATATTTCCGTTTTTGGAGAAGTATGAAATTACTGGGCCACCCAAAGTCATGTGGGGCGTCGACGATAAAATCAGAAACTTGTTAAAAGAAGCAAAAAGCTTGGCTGTTGCTTATCAATCACCTATAAAAGAGAAGTTAATAGCTAAAACGGAAGAAACATTAGTACAAGTTGAGGAAATGATATTTAAAGAAGAAAAAATATTTCTGCCAATGGCGATGGAAACCCTCTCAGAAGATGAATGGTACCGTGCTCTACTCGACAGTGATGAAATTGGTTATTGCTTAGTGGAACCTCAGTATGGCTGGAAACCATATCGGGAGGATGTGAAGGAAGGCGTTATAAATCCGCTCAATGAAAATAATACAAGTGGTCATGTTAAGTTTGACACTGGTTTTTTATCACCCCAAGAAATTGAATTGATTTATCGGCATTTACCAGTTGATATCACTTTTGTTGATAAAAATGGAGTCGTTAAGTTTTTCTCTACGACCAAGGATCGAATTTTCCCACGCACCCGTACGATTATAGGTCGTAAGGTAGAAAACTGCCATCCTCCAGCGAGTGCCCATGTGGTAGAAAAAATAGTGGAGGACTTTAAAAGCGGGAAAAAGGACGATGAAGACTTTTGGATTAAGATGGGAGATAAATTCGTATATATTCGTTATTTTGCGGTAAGAGACAGGGAGGAAAATTTCGCTGGTGTTTTAGAAGTTACCCAGGATATTAAGCCGATTCAAGCGATTACGGGAGAAAAGCGAATTACAGACTAA
- a CDS encoding biotin transporter BioY, giving the protein MKLTLREMILISIFAALTAVGAFIRIPTPLVPFTLQFLFCAYSGVFLGGRKGLYSQMLYVGIGLIGIPVFASGGGPAYVLQPTFGYLLGFIACSYTIGQLVQRFSAITFIKVYSAVLLGLFFVYVCGVGYLYLIINFYLHKQMTLQAAIGVGLLPYITSDLILSLFIALTAIRVIPILKKSGYYASTCNAE; this is encoded by the coding sequence ATGAAGTTAACACTTAGAGAAATGATCTTAATTTCTATTTTTGCTGCATTAACTGCAGTAGGTGCATTTATAAGAATTCCTACTCCCCTTGTACCTTTCACATTGCAATTTTTATTTTGTGCCTATTCCGGTGTGTTTTTGGGGGGAAGAAAAGGCTTATACTCTCAGATGCTCTATGTTGGGATTGGTCTAATCGGTATTCCCGTCTTTGCCAGTGGCGGCGGTCCTGCCTATGTACTACAGCCTACTTTTGGCTATTTGTTAGGTTTCATAGCCTGTTCTTATACCATCGGCCAACTGGTTCAACGCTTTTCTGCTATAACCTTTATAAAAGTTTATAGCGCAGTCCTCTTAGGATTATTCTTTGTTTATGTTTGTGGCGTAGGATATTTATATCTCATTATAAATTTTTACTTACATAAACAAATGACACTACAAGCTGCTATCGGAGTAGGCCTTCTTCCTTACATTACTTCCGATTTAATATTAAGCCTATTTATTGCACTAACTGCCATTCGGGTTATTCCGATACTAAAGAAAAGTGGATATTATGCCTCAACTTGCAATGCAGAATAA
- the tkt gene encoding transketolase gives MKSKKLDQLAINTIRNLSIDAVEKANSGHPGMPMGAASMAYQLWTKHMHHNPKNPKWFNRDRFVLSAGHGSILLYSLLHLSGYDLTIEDLKSFRQWQSRTPGHPEYGHTPGVDATTGPLGQGIAMAVGMAMAERHLAAQYNKDEYNIVDHCTYSICSDGDLMEGVSAEAASLAGHLKLGRLIVLYDSNNISLDGKLNLSFSEDVQKRFKAYGWQVLYVEDGNDLADIDKALVKAKADILRPTLIEVKTTIGFGSPNKAGSSASHGSPLGKDEVQLTKAAYKWSYENDFHVADEVYAHFSEQVIEQGTHLEEEWNTLLEKYRIQYPKLAKNLEDAINGLLPNHWDSNVPRYEDGKKIASRSSSGEVINVLAKTVPALFGGSADLASSNKTTIKDANPFSSADYSGRNIWFGVREFAMGAALNGMALHGGLKVYGATFFIFSDYLRPAIRLAALMKLPVTYVFTHDSIAVGEDGPTHEPIEQLASLRALPNLNLIRPADGNETVAAWKIALESLDKPTALVLSRQDLIIIPGTKESADQGVRRGAYVISKARAENPDALLLATGSEVQLAVQAQSQLASENIFVSVVSFPSWNLFENQSREYQETVLPSNVKVRLAIEMGSTLGWERYVGDQGCVLGIDTFGASAPESIVLKEYGFTVEHVVAKVKELLKLNK, from the coding sequence ATGAAATCTAAAAAATTAGATCAATTAGCAATCAATACAATTCGCAACTTGTCGATTGATGCAGTGGAAAAAGCCAACTCTGGCCATCCGGGAATGCCTATGGGAGCAGCTTCTATGGCCTATCAACTTTGGACGAAGCATATGCATCACAACCCAAAGAATCCAAAATGGTTTAACAGGGATCGTTTTGTACTGTCTGCAGGCCATGGTTCAATCTTGCTGTATAGCTTATTGCATTTATCAGGTTATGATCTTACAATCGAAGATTTGAAAAGCTTTCGTCAATGGCAAAGCAGGACACCTGGACATCCTGAATATGGGCATACACCAGGGGTGGATGCTACTACAGGACCGTTAGGGCAGGGAATCGCTATGGCAGTTGGAATGGCGATGGCTGAACGGCATCTAGCTGCTCAATACAATAAAGACGAATACAACATAGTAGACCACTGCACCTATAGTATTTGCAGTGATGGCGACTTAATGGAAGGCGTTTCAGCAGAAGCAGCTTCTCTTGCAGGTCATCTTAAATTAGGACGTCTTATTGTTTTATATGATTCCAATAACATATCATTAGACGGAAAACTAAATTTGTCTTTTTCTGAAGATGTACAAAAGCGCTTTAAAGCTTATGGCTGGCAAGTGCTTTATGTAGAAGATGGCAATGATTTGGCTGACATTGATAAAGCGTTAGTAAAGGCAAAAGCGGATATCCTTCGTCCTACACTAATAGAAGTTAAGACAACAATTGGCTTTGGCTCACCTAATAAGGCGGGATCTTCTGCTTCTCATGGATCGCCCTTAGGGAAAGATGAAGTACAGCTAACCAAAGCAGCTTATAAATGGTCTTACGAAAATGATTTTCATGTTGCCGATGAAGTGTATGCTCATTTTTCTGAGCAGGTCATTGAGCAGGGAACCCATTTAGAAGAAGAATGGAATACCCTATTGGAGAAATATCGCATTCAGTATCCAAAGCTAGCAAAAAATCTTGAGGATGCTATCAATGGACTGTTGCCAAATCATTGGGATAGCAATGTGCCAAGATATGAAGACGGTAAAAAAATTGCTTCCCGTTCTTCTTCTGGTGAAGTGATAAATGTACTTGCTAAAACAGTGCCTGCACTCTTTGGCGGATCAGCCGATTTAGCCAGTTCTAACAAAACAACAATAAAAGATGCAAATCCTTTTTCTTCTGCTGATTACAGTGGACGTAATATTTGGTTTGGTGTGCGGGAGTTTGCCATGGGAGCTGCTTTAAACGGCATGGCTTTACACGGCGGATTAAAAGTATATGGTGCAACGTTCTTTATTTTCTCGGACTATTTACGCCCGGCAATTCGTTTGGCAGCCTTAATGAAGCTGCCAGTTACTTATGTGTTTACTCATGACAGTATTGCAGTTGGAGAAGATGGTCCTACACATGAACCGATTGAACAACTGGCTTCGTTAAGAGCCTTGCCCAATCTAAACCTGATTCGTCCGGCAGATGGGAATGAAACAGTAGCTGCCTGGAAAATAGCTTTAGAGTCTCTTGATAAACCTACAGCTTTAGTCTTATCAAGGCAAGATCTTATTATAATCCCTGGGACGAAAGAATCTGCAGATCAAGGGGTACGACGAGGGGCATATGTAATTTCAAAAGCACGGGCAGAAAATCCAGATGCTTTATTGTTGGCAACTGGATCAGAAGTCCAATTAGCCGTGCAGGCACAAAGCCAGCTTGCAAGTGAAAATATTTTTGTATCCGTAGTCAGTTTCCCTTCATGGAACTTATTTGAAAATCAGTCTCGGGAGTATCAAGAAACAGTGCTTCCTTCTAATGTGAAAGTCCGCCTAGCAATTGAAATGGGATCAACATTAGGGTGGGAACGTTATGTTGGCGATCAGGGATGTGTATTAGGAATTGATACATTTGGTGCTTCTGCGCCGGAATCAATCGTACTTAAAGAATATGGATTTACTGTAGAGCATGTGGTTGCCAAAGTCAAAGAACTATTGAAACTTAATAAATAA
- a CDS encoding cell division protein SepF: protein MGLSLIDKLTNYLMPLEEVAAGGSVVSEMDAARARKSMNLQVHTSESMSLKVVVASPVTYDDVCIYANHLKENVAVVINFSGVDLNMQHAIKDFMNGVCYVVSGNVQRIADSVFIYVPGHVDIEKELYAYSVPAYIKPKI, encoded by the coding sequence ATGGGGCTTAGTTTAATCGATAAGCTGACAAATTATTTGATGCCACTGGAGGAAGTGGCTGCTGGAGGGAGTGTTGTATCGGAAATGGATGCAGCTCGTGCTCGTAAGTCGATGAATTTACAGGTTCATACCAGTGAATCGATGTCTTTAAAAGTAGTAGTGGCTTCACCAGTAACATATGATGATGTGTGCATATATGCAAATCATCTGAAGGAAAATGTGGCAGTAGTAATTAATTTTTCAGGTGTAGATCTGAATATGCAGCACGCTATTAAAGATTTTATGAATGGAGTATGTTATGTAGTATCTGGTAATGTACAGCGGATTGCTGATTCTGTATTTATTTATGTTCCAGGACATGTAGATATAGAGAAAGAGCTATATGCGTATTCTGTTCCTGCCTATATAAAGCCTAAGATATAA
- the typA gene encoding translational GTPase TypA, with the protein MKRTDLRNVAIIAHVDHGKTTLVDAMLRQSGVFRANETVAERVMDSNDLERERGITILSKNTAIMHDGVKINIVDTPGHADFGGEVERVLNMVDGVLLLVDSFEGPMPQTKYVLKKALEQKLKPIVVINKIDRPDQRVKDVADEVFELFMELDATDEQLEFKIVYAAARAGIAKMKMEDDSDNLQPLFELLVAEIPAPQGEIDGPLQIMVTTLDYDDYVGRIAIGRVIRGKATNGQQVLVLNGEIQKKAKLGRLYTYQGLKRTEVQEVALGDIVAITGLDDVNIGETIADTENPEALPTIDIDEPTLAMTFSVNNSPLAGREGQFITTRHLRDRLFREVETNVSLKVRETESADTFEVSGRGELHLSILIETMRREGFEFQVGKPEVIYKTINGQRCEPMEALTIDVPQEFMGAVMEKLGTRKADLVNMTEIAGYLRMEFVIPARGLIGFRSEFLTSTKGNGIMHHLFHGYAPYKGDIPGRSRGALVAFEAGETTGYGIFGVQERGTLFIVPGQTVYEGSIIGENTREMDMDVNPCKKKNVTNMRTSASDEALRLTAPRILSLEQALEYINKDELVEVTPKSIRLRKAILSRTLRGRERKNG; encoded by the coding sequence ATGAAACGTACTGATTTACGCAACGTTGCCATTATTGCGCACGTTGACCATGGTAAAACGACTCTGGTAGACGCAATGCTAAGACAAAGCGGTGTATTCCGTGCCAATGAAACTGTGGCTGAACGGGTTATGGATTCTAATGATCTTGAACGTGAGCGGGGTATTACCATCCTGTCAAAAAATACTGCTATTATGCATGATGGTGTAAAAATTAATATTGTGGATACTCCAGGACATGCGGACTTTGGCGGTGAGGTAGAGCGAGTACTCAATATGGTGGATGGGGTTCTATTACTAGTGGACTCTTTTGAAGGTCCTATGCCTCAGACTAAATATGTTTTGAAAAAAGCCTTAGAGCAAAAATTAAAACCGATTGTTGTTATCAACAAAATTGACCGTCCAGATCAGCGGGTAAAGGACGTTGCCGATGAAGTGTTTGAATTATTTATGGAACTGGATGCTACGGATGAACAATTAGAGTTTAAGATTGTTTATGCGGCAGCCAGAGCTGGTATTGCTAAAATGAAGATGGAAGATGACAGTGATAATCTGCAGCCTTTATTTGAGTTATTGGTAGCTGAAATTCCTGCTCCTCAAGGCGAAATTGATGGACCACTGCAAATCATGGTTACCACCCTGGACTATGATGATTATGTAGGACGTATTGCTATCGGACGTGTTATTCGTGGTAAAGCTACGAATGGACAACAGGTTTTAGTTTTAAATGGTGAAATTCAAAAGAAGGCGAAACTTGGCCGTTTATATACCTACCAGGGTTTAAAACGTACTGAAGTCCAAGAGGTGGCATTAGGAGATATCGTTGCGATTACTGGACTGGATGATGTAAATATTGGTGAAACCATTGCCGATACGGAAAATCCAGAAGCATTGCCAACCATTGATATTGATGAACCAACATTGGCTATGACCTTTAGTGTTAACAATAGCCCTCTTGCTGGACGTGAAGGTCAATTCATTACTACGAGGCATTTGCGTGACCGACTATTTCGTGAAGTAGAAACCAATGTAAGCCTAAAAGTTCGGGAAACAGAAAGTGCAGATACATTTGAAGTATCTGGTCGTGGTGAACTGCATCTGTCAATTTTAATTGAAACTATGCGCCGTGAAGGTTTTGAATTTCAAGTTGGTAAGCCGGAAGTTATTTACAAGACCATTAATGGACAGCGGTGTGAGCCTATGGAGGCTTTAACCATTGATGTTCCTCAAGAATTTATGGGAGCTGTTATGGAAAAACTGGGCACTCGTAAAGCTGACTTAGTGAATATGACAGAAATCGCTGGTTATCTTCGTATGGAATTTGTAATTCCTGCTCGTGGATTAATCGGTTTCCGTTCTGAATTCTTAACTAGTACCAAAGGCAATGGCATTATGCATCACTTATTCCATGGCTATGCACCATATAAAGGCGATATACCAGGACGCAGCCGCGGTGCTTTAGTTGCTTTTGAAGCAGGTGAAACAACCGGTTATGGTATTTTTGGTGTGCAAGAAAGAGGAACCTTATTTATTGTACCAGGACAAACTGTATATGAGGGTAGTATCATTGGTGAAAACACTAGAGAAATGGATATGGATGTTAATCCATGCAAAAAGAAAAATGTTACGAATATGCGTACAAGTGCTTCTGATGAAGCCTTGCGTTTAACTGCACCTCGAATATTAAGTTTAGAACAAGCATTAGAATATATTAATAAAGATGAATTGGTAGAGGTGACTCCTAAGAGTATTCGTCTGCGTAAAGCAATTCTAAGCCGCACATTACGTGGCAGAGAACGTAAAAATGGCTAA
- a CDS encoding MBL fold metallo-hydrolase RNA specificity domain-containing protein — protein sequence MKLTFLGAAKIVTGSSYLLEVDTQKILIDCGMFQGSKTITAFNRRDFLYDPTAIDCVLLTHAHIDHSGLLPKLCKSGFKGPIYATRVTNELCGIMLPDSAHIQGFDAEIANRKGKRAGKKPVEPLYTIEDAYATLEHFSPVDYDQELTLSPNVVVRFRDAGHILGSAMLEIMVNEDGKTTKLVFSGDLGQPNQPIIKDPTFIDEADYVIVESTYGNRLHEEYDREEHLATIINDSVARGGNIIIPSFAVGRTQTMLYYLHNLLKAGKIPNIPVIIDSPLAISATDIFMRNTQDFDAEAKEMLKSTKDNPLQMPQLRFTRTADESKALNSLNEPVIIISASGMADAGRILHHLKHNLWRPESSILFVGYQAQGSLGRRLVEGASKVKIMGEEISVRATIYSLDGFSAHADQEQLLTWLTYYKRKPVNIFLVHGEVEASEPFAQLIKEKLDVSTYIPNFGDAALLNGLEWNIEQAEVTDPAIRQLHEHLELLDREYGEYRTHLEQLGSADNKKVGDIMRNLEKMQVYINKLKKGV from the coding sequence ATGAAATTAACTTTCTTAGGTGCAGCAAAAATTGTAACTGGCTCGTCTTATTTATTAGAAGTGGATACACAAAAGATTTTAATCGATTGTGGAATGTTCCAAGGTTCAAAAACGATTACAGCCTTCAATCGGCGTGATTTTCTATATGATCCAACAGCAATTGATTGCGTGTTGCTGACTCATGCGCATATTGACCACAGCGGACTATTGCCTAAACTATGCAAATCTGGCTTCAAAGGTCCAATTTATGCCACTAGAGTAACAAACGAGCTTTGTGGGATTATGCTGCCTGATAGTGCTCATATTCAAGGCTTTGATGCTGAAATTGCTAATCGTAAAGGGAAGCGTGCAGGTAAGAAACCCGTAGAGCCCTTATATACGATTGAGGATGCTTATGCTACCCTAGAGCATTTCTCGCCAGTCGATTATGACCAAGAATTGACCTTATCACCAAATGTTGTTGTACGTTTTCGGGATGCAGGACATATCTTAGGTTCTGCTATGCTGGAGATCATGGTCAATGAAGACGGAAAAACAACTAAATTGGTATTCTCCGGTGACTTGGGACAACCAAATCAACCGATCATAAAAGATCCCACCTTTATTGATGAGGCCGATTATGTGATTGTTGAGTCTACCTATGGCAATCGCTTGCACGAAGAGTATGATAGAGAAGAACATCTAGCAACTATTATTAACGACAGTGTGGCTCGCGGAGGAAACATCATTATTCCTTCTTTTGCTGTAGGCCGTACGCAAACCATGCTGTATTATTTGCATAATCTTTTGAAAGCGGGAAAAATTCCTAATATACCAGTGATTATCGATAGTCCACTCGCTATATCTGCTACCGATATTTTCATGCGTAATACTCAGGATTTTGATGCAGAAGCTAAAGAAATGCTAAAAAGTACTAAGGATAATCCTTTGCAAATGCCTCAGCTGCGTTTTACGAGAACTGCTGATGAATCCAAAGCACTCAATAGCTTAAATGAACCTGTGATCATTATTTCTGCCAGTGGTATGGCTGATGCTGGTCGGATTCTTCATCACCTAAAACATAATTTGTGGCGGCCAGAATCGAGTATATTGTTTGTCGGTTACCAGGCACAAGGCAGCCTAGGACGACGTTTGGTAGAAGGTGCAAGCAAGGTGAAAATCATGGGAGAAGAAATTAGTGTGAGAGCGACTATTTACAGCCTGGACGGTTTCTCTGCACATGCTGATCAAGAACAGCTGCTAACATGGTTAACCTATTATAAAAGAAAGCCTGTCAATATTTTTTTAGTACATGGAGAGGTGGAAGCATCAGAACCCTTTGCGCAGCTAATTAAAGAGAAGTTAGATGTTTCCACTTATATTCCTAATTTTGGTGATGCAGCACTCCTAAATGGATTAGAGTGGAACATTGAACAGGCCGAAGTGACAGACCCAGCAATAAGACAGTTGCATGAGCATTTAGAACTATTGGACAGAGAATATGGCGAATATCGGACACATCTTGAACAATTAGGCAGCGCTGATAATAAGAAGGTGGGAGATATTATGCGCAACTTAGAAAAAATGCAAGTTTACATTAATAAATTGAAAAAAGGTGTATAG
- the murB gene encoding UDP-N-acetylmuramate dehydrogenase, which translates to MKRNNLSDELLLKLKQVIPECRLLINEPLSKHTTFKIGGPADYLVFPASMDEISSIMIITKQYGIPVTVLGNGSNILVRDKGIKGLVLKFGSEMSYILHTGALVTAGAGAMLADVSCYAAKHGLSGMEFAIGIPGSIGGAVFMNAGAYSGEMCQVVTAVSGVCRNGNIQRFLPAEIQFGYRHSIFQDNDCIVCEVELTLQKQEKPAISQKMDEYTFRRESKQPLEMPSAGSTFKRPPGNFAGTLIEKAGLKGLQVGGAQVSMKHAGFVINAGGATAEDVLLLIEEVQRRVYEDSGIMLHPEVRVIGEE; encoded by the coding sequence TTGAAAAGAAATAATCTGTCTGATGAACTTTTACTAAAGTTAAAGCAAGTGATCCCTGAGTGCCGTCTTTTGATCAATGAGCCCTTATCCAAGCATACGACTTTCAAAATTGGCGGTCCAGCCGATTACTTAGTCTTTCCTGCTTCCATGGATGAAATATCCTCCATCATGATTATTACTAAGCAGTATGGCATACCAGTTACTGTACTCGGCAATGGCTCAAATATTTTAGTACGTGATAAAGGTATTAAAGGTTTAGTCTTAAAATTTGGCAGTGAAATGTCATATATCCTCCACACTGGGGCTTTAGTCACTGCCGGTGCAGGGGCTATGCTGGCAGATGTCTCTTGCTATGCTGCTAAACATGGATTAAGTGGAATGGAGTTTGCGATTGGTATTCCTGGCAGCATTGGCGGTGCTGTATTTATGAACGCAGGTGCTTACTCAGGTGAAATGTGTCAAGTGGTTACGGCAGTATCTGGTGTTTGCCGAAATGGTAATATCCAACGTTTTTTACCAGCAGAAATTCAGTTTGGCTACCGCCATAGTATTTTCCAGGACAATGACTGCATTGTTTGTGAAGTAGAATTAACACTGCAAAAACAAGAAAAGCCAGCAATTTCGCAAAAAATGGATGAGTATACATTCAGGCGGGAAAGCAAGCAGCCCTTAGAAATGCCTAGTGCTGGCAGTACCTTTAAACGTCCGCCGGGAAATTTTGCAGGGACCCTTATCGAAAAAGCTGGTTTGAAGGGACTCCAAGTAGGAGGAGCCCAGGTGTCGATGAAGCATGCCGGCTTTGTGATTAATGCTGGCGGGGCAACGGCAGAAGATGTATTATTACTGATTGAAGAAGTACAACGTCGTGTCTATGAGGATTCAGGCATCATGCTGCATCCAGAAGTACGGGTCATCGGCGAAGAATAG